GTGGATGCCTTGATCTGCCTTCACTATTCTGTGTGTATTTTTGTTCAAAGCTGACTATGCGTGCTTATTGAGAGATGTATTGTGCATTATAGGGACATGGTTTTCTCATTGGGAAAACAAATTGCATTTTCCATAACAAATTTTTCTCAATCAAATATGTAACAGATTTAGTATATCTCATGTTAGTATGGCACCTGCTGCACACAAGGACATGCTAGTTGAGTTAGGTTTCatttggtcttgcggagatggGCTAATTTTCAAAAAGAGGGAGGCAAGGACATAATAAATCAGCTCAAAATCACAAAAGAGAAGTGATAACATTGAGAAATATGATGCATGGATTTGTCGTTTGTATTGCACTTGTTATGACCTGTTTAAATCCACTTCTTGGCTCACTCCATGCCTAGAGATAAGTAGACATCTCTACTTTAGAGCCAAAACAAAGCTACGTCAATGGAGCTGGGAAGATTCCATTTGCTAGCTGGATTATGCAGCTTAGCACAATGTGAAACTGGCCCGTGGCCTTTGATTTCACATGAACTAGCTAAGGCGCCTGCTGTCGCTTAAATGGAGGATCCACTTGAGAACAGGATGTGCTAGATCAACTCAATTGTTGAGCTTGTTTTTGTTTGCCTCATGCCGCTTGAATTGAACTTCCCATAATTCTGATTTTGCAATGGGTAAAAAGTCTCGTCCTTTGTTATTGATTCTGTGTTAAAGTAGTTGCGAAATGGGGGCTACAATTCTGACTTTAGCAGAATGATCTAGATTTGCTATATGAGTCCATACGACAACCTTTACTGATGAACTGATCATGTGTAAGATATGCTTCAAATGTGTACACTCTGACTTCAATAGAGCTTGTAAGATACGTTTGTAATTAAGTCTTGGTATGCACTATTCTGGAGTCAAGAGGAAGGAACAGAACTAAATTCAAATACTACAGACTCTGTTTGTTACTTGTTTGCTAACTGCGGATAACTGGGTTTTACCATTTTGACATTGCTCTTTGATTCACTgttgaaattgtagtggcactGCAGTGCAGCATAAGTGTTCTTTTGTTTTTATGGATAAGTAAAACATCATCTTTACACTCCTCATCTCTTATTCTATTTGTTTTAGATGATAACTTATTTACTTTGTTGGTAGGGACATTACATGCTTGGCCTAGCACTTGTCAACAGCCAAAGATTATCTGAAGGAATCAAAGCACTGGAGAAggtctctccctccctccctcatgCCCTAgcgtgtgtctgtgtgtgtacACACATTTTTTCTTGTATTATTTTGCTCGTTTGCTACCACAATCCTTTTTAAATTCACTTTTACCAATGATCAATATTAAGCTTACCTCTTCTGTTCCTTTATTAAGCTGACATTCCTCAGTTACTTAACTGTATAAATAAAAATGTTCTCGTCGTGGGGTCATGGACTCATGGTCCAACTTCACCATAAGAGCATCCGCAGTAGCGAGTTGGTGCATGTGCATCGCAGAGAAGCACAGCCACGCAAGCAAAAAGGAGAGGTCGACTCCTGGGTAAAAAAGTAGCGTGGGTCCCACATATAACATCCATTCCTGCTCCATCCTGTCGCCTACAATATAAGCTGTATAAACACAGGATTGGCAAAGAGCATAGCGCACCCCACTtaacaaaataataacatcCAGCCAGAATAAAGAATTGGTGCAACACCAATAGAAACAGGAAAACCTTAATTATGAAGGTCTTGTTTATTGCAGACGATTGTGTTATTTCAGTTGGAATTTTAAGTCTGTTTATCCTTTTTACTGATGAACCAAACTTATTCAAAACTAGTCCTTGGAGCTTGGAAGGGGTGCACATCCTGCAAGCTACATGGTTGAGGAGATCTGGCAAGAGCTTTCTAAAGCAAAGTACATCGAATGGGAAGGCTTATCAAGAGAGAGAACCTCTCAATTGCAAAAGCTGAAGTGTGTGAAGATTTTCTGTGTTGCACAATTAGTTTTGCAGGGGTGTACTCTGGTACCCTAATGTTCATCATTTTACAGGGTAGTATGTAAAGAAGCTCTTAGGAATTACAACAGCCTTAGTAATCCCGCTGCTGATGCACCTGAAGAACAGCTAAATGAGCTTGAGGAAGTTTTCAAGAAAGCTGCAAAGACTGATACTCCAGCTGAAGTACAAAACTGCCTGATACAAATTTGCTTGGTTGCCTTGACTGGTCCAATCAttcaatttatttattttcaggtTCCTGACCATCTCTGTTGCAAAATCACACTTGATATCTTCAGAGATCCAGTGATCACCCCAAGTGGAGTTACTTATGAGAGGGCTGTACTTCTTGACCATCTTCAAACGGTAACTGACACAAGCGTTGgcattttgtgtgtgtgtgtgtgtgtttgcaGTGCACTAGTGTTTTAACTTTTTAAGTATTGAAATtatgaagtttccaaaattttagGTGGGGAAGTTCGACCCCTTGACCCGTGAGGCGCTTGAACCACACCAACTAGTTCCAAATCTTGCCATCAAGGAAGCTGTACATGCATTTTTGAGCGAGCATGGTTGGGCTTACAAGATAAGATGATCGCTTTACATATGGGGTTGGAGGTAATATTAGCAATAGAGATTTTTGCTATTTTGGCTTTGACAATTGGTGGAAACAAAATTTTACTGTTGGGGGAGAAATTTTAACCTGGGATGGCTGTGTACAGATTCCTCTTCTCCAGTCCATCTGTCTGTACATATGAGATGCTTGTTATGATATGAATTTTCAACTGTACACAATGGTGGCGAAGCAGAATGTCTGAATTCCTGAGTCCTGACTGCTGTTTCTTTAGAAATCATCAGACTTCTAGGATTTACCAGATCTAGAAGGGCTTGCCCGCTAAGAGCCAAGAGGGAGGGAAAAATTGTGATTCGAGCTATATTGATCTATAGGCAGTACAGCTGGCTTACTTTCTTAGGAATCATGATAGGTGAAGGTTATGACTCAGTGGCTAAAAGGTGGCTCTTGCAGTCGGGGTTGCCAAGCAATCCATATTGCAAGCGAATGCACGAGTTGGTTTCCCTGTGTCAATATCATAGTGAACCATATGCATAGGTCTGCAAGTGTGTTTAGTCCATAGACCACAGGTCACTGCAACAGGGGCACGCAGCAGTTGTTGTAGCTTAGTTTAGAAGGGTCAATGAGGTCGCCGGATGGGAAGTGGGATGGCATCAACCTCAGATTACAGGCATAATTTGTGTACTCACCCACCTCATGGCCACTGTTGCGGTCTTACATCAAAATGATCTTGTTGCTAATGTTGTTTGATTACAAACCTACTCCATTGTTGTATTGTTTTGTCTTTGTTATTTGTCGGCTTCATCAGAGGTTTCATGGTGAGCTGGTAGGCATGAGCCTAGACTTGTAATCTGCCTGAGCAGCTTTGCCATGTCAGGATTCCCTGGTACACAATTTTGAGCTCAAATGCATGATTCTGGGGCTCCTGACTGCATCTTCAGTTCTGGTAgacctttttttctttcttcctgaCTAGTGACGAATTGCGGTGGGAACGTAGGGTCCTGCAATTGCTTCTAGTAGCTCTACCAAGAGTTGACTAGCTTACTGTGTATACATGATCACTCCATGTTGCATCATAATATATGATCTACTGGCCTGTGTGCATTGTTGTACTAAGCGTGGCTTCATGTAGCTCTACCAAGAGTTGCTTCATTATATACTATAATATGATCACTCCATGTTGCATCATAGTATATTCCTGACTACCAAGAGTTCTGTATGATCTACCAAGAGTGGCTTCATGGTTGTATGTTGCATTCTGTGTACACTCACTCCATCAGAGGTGTTGACTGGCACTCCATGTTGCAAATGAATACACCCCCTCTGCTTTGATCACTCCTCAAGCAACAGCTCGATCGGCTCTAAGCATCCAAGTCCGGAAACCTCTCGCCCAATTGTTCCTCCCCTGGTCGTCACCTAGGCTTACGCACCTATAAACACCGCCAGCCTCATGGCATGTCACTGCGTCGAAGCACAACCTTTGGTGTTGCATCATGAGAATGGGGAGGAGCATGGACTACGACAACGCCAAGAAGCCCAGATcagatcagcagcagcagcagcagcggaggTCCAGGGCTGTGGTGCTGCTCCTCGTCCTCACCAACTTGGCCTCCATCCTCgtcttctccggcgccggcgccgcgctccACGCGCACGTCGGCCGGCGCTACCCGGCCCTCCACGCGTGGGGCTCGTCCAAGCTGCTCCGCGAGCTGAACGCGACGGGGCTGGCGCTCGCGGCGAGCCACGCGGAGGTGGTGGACCTGTCCAGCCGCCTGAGCGCGGCCAACAAGCAGCTCGAGGCCATCCTGGGCGGCTCGGCCGCCAAGCGCGACATGGAGGCCGCCCgggaggagcagtgggaggcggcggcgaacgggcTGTGGCGGCAGGAGCTCCctcccggcggcgagctgcggcTGGCCCGCACCGGCTCCCGCTGGGGCCCTCCCAGCGGCTCGGCGCCGAGAGCGAGATGTTCCCGGCGCTGGGGCAGGCGTGCCACCGGCACCGCGGCGAGCTGGAGCAGTACATGAACTACACGGCGGGCGGGGAGTGCCCCTCCGACGAGGCGTTCGCGCAGCGGCTGATGCTCAAGGGGTGCGAGCCGCTgccccggcgccggtgccggccgcgCACCCCCGCAGGGTACGTCGAGCCGACACCGCTGCCGGCGAGCCTGTGGGCGATCCCGCCGGACACCAGCATCGTGTGGGACGCGTACACGTGCAAGAACTACTCGTGCCTCGTGAGCCGCGGCAGGGCCAAGGGCAGCTACGACTGCAAGGACTGCTTCGAcctcggcctcggcggccgGGAGAAGGACCGGTGGATGCGCCGCGGCGGCaaggacgacggcgacgaccgcGGCTCCCTCGACTACACCATCGACGGcgtgctcgccgccgtgccAAGGGGAACCGTACGGATCGGGCTGGACATCGGCGGCGGGTCGGGCACGTTCGCGGCGCGGATGCGGGAGCGCGGCGTGACGGtggtgacgacgacgatgaaCTTCGACGGGCCGTTCAACAGCTTCGTGGCGTCGCGGGGGCTGGTGCCGATGCACGTCagcgtggcggcgcggctgccgTTCTTTGACGGGACGCTGGACCTGGTGCACTCGATGCACGTGCTCAGCAGCTGGATCCCCGACGCGGTGCTGGAGCTGGCGCTGTTCGACGTGTACCGAGTGCTCCGGCCCGGCGGCGTGTTCTGGCTGGACCACTTCTTCTGCCTGGGGGCGCAGCTGGACGCCACCTACCTGCCCATGTTCGAGCGCATCGGCTTCGAGAAGCTCCGGTGGAACGCTTGTTGGTGCCAAGCAGCTTCAAGTATTTCACACTTGTTCAAGTCCCGCATATTCACTGACTATTGTCTTTTGAAGCCTCTACGTGCTCATTCACAGGGAGTCGGTTTTGGTTGGGGCACTACATGCTCATTTGAGGAACAATAGTTATATATCAAGATCATTTTTGTGACAAAACAGCAGCAGGGATCACTGGTCAGAATGGATGAGTACGTTGCTATGATCGCTTTAAGGCCAAAATTTCTGATCGACGTTTAACAATCAAGGATGGGTtcctcttaatacaaagattcAAGGAAGGGTACTTTCGTACTGTTCTCTACGCAATCGGATGTTTTGATTTTGGTGAACTGCAGAGGTAAGCCATTAAAAGAATTGAGGCCGGGTAATATTGAAGCAATCAAGCGACATTACATGTCTGCATTTCATCTTACAGCATCTTTGCGTCTGAGAAACTATCATTCTTGCTTCTTGGTCAATCAGGTCGGTTAGCTGAAAGACGAGGGCGGATTGGAGGGTGCGGGAGTCGCCGATGTACGAGCAATGACAAGGCAGGCGAAGAAGCTCGGTGGCAGGGCTGGCCGGTTGGGATGGAACGGAGGGCGAGCAGTGGCGCCGCAAGTTGCTCGGTCGGACTCATCTGGCCGGTTGGGATGGAACGGAGAAGATAGGCAAGGTGCTCGGGCGTGCAGTCTTCCTTGGAGTGCGGTACCGGTGTTGAGCTAGCTAACGAAGAATCCAGACGAGTCCGGACCAGGCCAGCAGCAGTTGACGTCACAGGATCTTGATCCGACGTTTCTAGTAATATGCAGTCCCAATCCGACGGCTGTCAAAGCTATGATGACGTGGTGCAATTCGTTTCTTCTTCTCGGTCTTTTTCTTCCCCTGGAGAGAACAAGCGCGGGTTGAAAGTTTCTCCAAAGCAACCGCGAGCTTCGACGTCGCGAGCTCCTGGAAGCTCGTCTCTATTTCTCCTCACGCCGGTCATCTGCTTTGCCTGTGGACTCTACTTGAGCAGAGCTCAGCAGGCCCCCTTCTCCCGCAGCTTCCTCCTCCAGCTACCACACGCGATCCGCATCCAACTCCGCTCCCTCTCTTTTACCAAGCCGTGCACACACCAACAGACCGAGGGTGGCGCCTCACTGACCGCAGCTGGGGACTGCCTAGGGCGGCGCTAGGCCACGGCCAGATACGGGTGGGGATTAGGCGGCTGCGGCCACTGCCAGCCAAGGGCAGGCCGGTCGTGGCCGCGGTCTGCAGATAGACAGAGCTAGGCGGCGGATGGACGAGGCCTGATCACTCGCGGCGGGGGAAGGGATCAGCGCCCAGACGTGTGTCACCACGATGACCACCGAGTCACCTATGTCTTCTTTCGGCGCGCACAATAAAAATTGAACTTTAGACTATTTATATAAATACTGTAGTTTTTCTTGACTCTGcccattcctttttttttgtcttcacATCCTAACATTGTCCCTTCTCCGTTTTTTTCTTGATGTGATTAATTGGTAtgtaaaaaatgaaataaaaaataaatcaaaagCTCTTCAATATACAGACTTTGTGAACTATGTAACAGAGTGGCACTACGTAGCTACATGAACATACTTGAAATCTCCACGACTTAATTTATGCGCATATATAATATATTCTGTTTATGCTCCTATCTCTAATAAATATGAGTGTACTTTCACTAGCTTGCTGCGGGTCTATTtctgcgcggcaacgccgcgcatTGTTTAGTTCGGTTGGAAAGCGCGTGTGCAGCCGAAGAAGAGTGGGCCGGTTCGCCTCGCCTCTTCCCCGCGTAGAATAAATGTCACCCCGAGTTGCCGCATCCCTTCCGGCCTCGCCCGCCGTGCGCCACCCGCTGGGCTtgaccatgccgccgccgcgtccgcagCACGCAACACGGCGCCCTGGCGGGCATCCATCCAACTAGCACGCACATACCACGGGCAGAAACTAGAAAGCAAAGGATACCATTCAGTTAATTGCAAGCTGCTGCCAGTTGAAAGCTATATATGTAATATTTTCCAATATTCTTGATTGGAAACTTCAAAAATTATCTCATGGATTTCAAGGTTGTTTGTCTGTCAGGCTAGTATATACTATTTCGGGCCAAGACCAAACCAGAAGCCAGCACCATCCCAAACTAAGCATGCAATCACTTTTCCGTTCTTAAATCCGGCAAGTGCTATCAACCGGCAGCGTGCGTTCATGCACGGCCATCATTCCTCGGCGCTAAACTAAACCTGCACTGGAGGAGAGGGAAAAAAAAATATGCAGCCGTGATTAAACAAGTTAACCGGCGGCCCCTACTACATGAAGAGATCACATGGTGGGGCTGCCATCGAATCAATACCATTCAGCGTTTCAGCTCCACTGGCACTGCCTAaagcgagggggagggcgctaGGGTCATCCGCAAGGCTGTCCTCCCAGAAAGCACAAGATTTCCTCGGAAGCTCAACAGCAAGGACGTTTCAGACCAAGCACGAAATGGGAAACTATTTATGAGTCTTGTGGTCGTGCCACTCGACAACTGTTTGTTCCTCTCAAATGACTATTCACTACATTCAGACTCAATTCAAAGGCTACTGACACACAAAAAAGTTTCCGGTTATGCAGTAGGATGGGCAAACCTGTGTATGCAGATTTCCTTGAAGTTCTTCAATGGTTCCAGCTCCAGCTTGTACAGGATAATCTGTAATCTGCATTTATAAATGGTTCACGCCTAAGCATTTGTTTATTTACACAAAGATGGAGTATCGTATCTCCTGAGAGATTGCCTTGCACTTTCTGCCATCAACAAAACATTGTCAACAAGTTCAAAGGAGCTTTCAGTTCTTAAAACTGAAAAAAACTCATCCCAGATGGTCCTGGGCTCACTTGCCATTTGCTAATGTTACCAAAACTCACGTCGTTGGCGTTTAATGGCATCTTTCCGGGAGGGCTCAATGGGGAGGGATGGAGCTCAGTGGGTTGTAAAGGGGTGTCATGATCAGTACACTGCGCTTTAATTCTGTGCCCACCTCAATCAAAAGAGTGTGCCTCTTTGGGTGAAAATTCCCTGTGATCGTTCAGATCAAGAGTCCCCCACAAGAACATGTGTCATGTGAAAAGAACATGTGTCATGTGAAGTTGCTGCTTGCTTCTAGGATATGTCCTACTCCATTACAAGGTGTCTTAGCAGCAGTGGTCCAAAATGCTGGAAGAAATGCAGAGGGGATTGAGAAAACCTCCTTTCTCAGCCAAATTGACACCTATGCATTGATTCTTTTGTGCACTGTATCATTACACCAAGAAATGTAATCTATTTCTCCTTGCTTTTCTTGATAGGTTTCATCATTGTGCATAGCTGCCTACTGATACAGAAATTTGATCTTCAACATCATTTAAAACTTCAGGAACTTATTACAGGTTAGAAATCCCTAAGAGAATCAAATGTGCGGTGACCCATAGGACTGCTTGATGTCATTTGCACTAAACTACCTAACATAAGTCACAGCTCAATTAACGGTTAATATTAGTCATCATACACATAGTCACAAAGATTCGGGGTCGATGatggggtcgaggaacgggatACGGTCCTTGTGAGAGGTTTTTACAAGGCGGAGATGAAAATGACCCTTCCAGGACAAGATCGGTGTttccgggtcgaggaacggtaCCTTCGACCCCGATTTCTGTGACTATGCATACACTCTAACAAGAAAAGGTCACAACTCACAAGTGCTGGTTCAAGATATGTCTGAAGCTTCTATCATTATTACTATCCAACTTGATAGTCATTTCAGCTACTTGGTCATCTCTCATAGACAGGATAAGAACTACGACAAATTTCAGTTAATTTGTCATCTTTCATGGACAAAATGAGGATAAGAAATACGGCAATAATTAAGTTACAATGGGGCTGCCAAACCAAGCAGGAGTCATCATGGGCCCAAAATAGGCAGGCAATAATGGCATATTAGCAAATTAGTTGTGCAAAGCATGTGATACTATGCTAAGAGCATCGTCTGTTGTGATGTTAACCTTGACACAGTAAATGTAAATACATGATTGAAGAACCGCACACATAACTAAGGAAATCTCAACAACATGCTTGTTGCACAATCAGATTTGACCAGGACAGTGCAACAACAGATTAATCTGACTCTGTTTTCATTAGTTGGTATAAATCAAGAAATCTAATCTATTTCTACTCACTTTTCTTGATAGGCTTCATCATTGTGCATAGCTGCCTACTAATGCAGAAATTTGATCTTCATTTCAGTATTCAACTTCATCGTCATTTAACACTTCAGGAATTTATTATGGGTTAGGCATCCTTAAAAGAATCAAAGGTGccgtgagtgagtttgcaatgATAGGTGCCAACTACCCGGACATGACGCCCGACGCCGGGCGCCCCGCGGGGGCCATCACGGCGTCCTCGGCCTCGCCGCGGAGGGAGAGGTCCGCGACGCGGCCGTCGGTGGGGTCGCAGCCCACGCCGTACCAGCCGGCGCAGCAGTCGGTGCCCGCCCACGACGAGAACACGCCCAGGCGCGCCTCCGTCAGCGCCGCGCGGATCGACAGCAGCGCGTCGCGGTCCGCCGccgagcacgccgccgccgccgcggccgggacGAGAACGAGCACaagcgcggcgagcgcgaggagcGCCGGGGGGACGGCCGTGCGCGCGGCGGGGGATGCCATTGCGGCGGGTCTGGCTTCGGCTCGAGTGGACGGCAGTGGCGCAGTGCTGACTGCTGAGTGGCGACTGTCGAGCACGTCGAGGTCGAGTGTTTAGTCGGCTGGCAGAATGTTCAAGGGTTAGTTGGCGTGAATTTCTTAAAATAAGTGCGAAGTGCCGTGAGTCAGTTCTTTGTAAGTGAGTTTGCAGACAGGTAAGGGTTAGTTGGCACCTATCATACTGATTTATGTAATTTTTTACAGGATGCATCATGTTTAAAGATTGATTCTGCAAATATTTCAGGTCTTTCGTGTCCTTATTCTGCCAGTGGACATTTGTAGTCGACAATGTGTTTTGGTATGGATACAATTTGACGGTTTCAAGAATACATTTCCAGGATAGCCAAGATTTCAATGCCAAATAGTATTATCTGTGATTGCATGCTTAGTTTGGGATGGTGCTGGCTTCTGGTTTGGTCTTGGCCCGAAATAGTATATACTAGCCTGACAGACAAACAACCTTGAAATCCATGAGATAATTTTTGAAGTTTCCAATCAAGAATATTGGAAAATATTACATATATAGCTTTCAACTGGCGACGAGCCACACCACACACCCCGGACACATCCCCCCAATCTGACACTATATATACACGTCGAACCCAAAAACCTAAGCTCCCACACTACAACACTTCGCAGCTTGCATTCCATTATCGATCGCTCACAGATCGACAATCGAGAGAGCAAGCACAAGCACGAACTGCCTCCATCTTTATTTTTAGCACCAGATTGCTGATCGAGATCTAGATTCTAGCTAGATCGACGATCGAGCGAGGTTCCCGATTGTCGTCTAGCTAGCTACACAGCCTGTCGTCAGATCGTTTACAGGTGGTGGTCTAGCCGGCTCCATGATCCCGGGGTCGGCCGTGTACCACGTCGTGGAGGCGATGGCGCCGCTGTacacggcggcggtgctgggctaCGCGTCCGTGCGGTGGCTCAAGGCCTTCTCCGACGAGCAGTGCGCGGGGATCAACCACTTCGTCGCGCTCTACGCTGTGCCGGTCCTCATCTTCCACATGGTCTCCACCAACGACCCCTACCACATGAACGAGCGCCTCATCGCCGCCGACACGCTGCAGAAGGCCATCATGCTGCTCGCCCTCACGGCCTGGGCCTTCTGGTCCCActaccgcggccgccgcggcggcggcgccaaggacgacggggcggcgccgccgtcgccgatcaAGTGGGTGGTCACCAACTTCTCCGTCGCGTCGCTGCCCAACACTATCATCATGGGCGTGCCGCTGCTCGACGGCATGTACGGGTCCGTGTCCGGGGGCCTCATGAAGCAGATCGTCGTCATGCAGTTCTGCATCTGGTACAACGTCGTCATCTTCCTCTACGAGTTCATGGCGGCGCGGGACAGCAGCGCCAAGATCAGCCCCGTgtcagtggcggcggcggcggcggccgggaaccGCGACCGCATCGGCGAGAACGGCGGAAGCATTCATGCCGAGGGTAGTCGGCACCAGGTGGTCGTCAACATTGAGATcaccgaggtggcggcggcggcggcggcggctgcgtcgcCCGCGGCACCAGACAGCCGCGCGGCCgaagagacggcggcggcggcggcggtcgcgaaGGAGCTGACCGCGGATGCAGATGCTAATAATGctaaggccgccgaggaggtgCCGGCTgtcccgccgccagcgccggccCAGCAGGTACCGCCGGTTATGCACGTCGTATGGATGGCGGTGAAGAAGCTTCTCCAGATTCCCAACACCTACGCGAGCTTCCTTGGCCTCATCTGGTCTCTCATGGCATTCAAGTGCGTcccttttctttcattttttttaattagcAACTTGCTGGCCCTTGTTAATTTTTGTTTCCTAAAATGATTGCCCTAATAATTCGTTTCCTCTGCAGGATTGGATTCTCGATGCCGAAAATTGTTGACGACTCTCTGTTCGTCATCTACACAACCGCCGTTGGGTTGAGCATGTTCGCTTCAGGTCTTAGTCTGACGACCCTGAATGCATTTGCGAGAATGCTTTATTTTGTACTTGCTAATAATCAAACCATTTTTTTAGAACGCTTTGCTAAACTTACACTTGTTGATTTCTTCTGATAATGATGCAAACATGTACGTACGAATCATTTCCAGGTACGTTCATTGCGCGGCAGTCACGGTTCGTGCCGTGCGGGTACACCATCGCGTCGTTGTCCATGGTCCTCAAGTTCCTGATCGGCCCGGTGATCATGCTGCTCGTCTCGCTCGCCATCGGGAT
The Panicum virgatum strain AP13 chromosome 6N, P.virgatum_v5, whole genome shotgun sequence genome window above contains:
- the LOC120679327 gene encoding E3 ubiquitin-protein ligase CHIP-like, which produces MAPAPADGGAESQRQADRLKQEGNALFRKERLSAAIDAYTGAITLCPNVAVYWTNRALCYKKRSEWAKVEEDCRRAIQLDSQSVKGHYMLGLALVNSQRLSEGIKALEKSLELGRGAHPASYMVEEIWQELSKAKYIEWEGLSRERTSQLQKLKVVCKEALRNYNSLSNPAADAPEEQLNELEEVFKKAAKTDTPAEVPDHLCCKITLDIFRDPVITPSGVTYERAVLLDHLQTVGKFDPLTREALEPHQLVPNLAIKEAVHAFLSEHGWAYKIR
- the LOC120679722 gene encoding probable methyltransferase At1g29790, coding for MGRSMDYDNAKKPRSDQQQQQQRRSRAVVLLLVLTNLASILVFSGAGAALHAHVGRRYPALHAWGSSKLLRELNATGLALAASHAEVVDLSSRLSAANKQLEAILGGSAAKREAGAPSRRRAAAGPHRLPLGPSQRLGAESEMFPALGQACHRHRGELEQYMNYTAGGECPSDEAFAQRLMLKGCEPLPRRRCRPRTPAGYVEPTPLPASLWAIPPDTSIVWDAYTCKNYSCLVSRGRAKGSYDCKDCFDLGLGGREKDRWMRRGGKDDGDDRGSLDYTIDGVLAAVPRGTVRIGLDIGGGSGTFAARMRERGVTVVTTTMNFDGPFNSFVASRGLVPMHVSVAARLPFFDGTLDLVHSMHVLSSWIPDAVLELALFDVYRVLRPGGVFWLDHFFCLGAQLDATYLPMFERIGFEKLRWNACWCQAASSISHLFKSRIFTDYCLLKPLRAHSQGVGFGWGTTCSFEEQ
- the LOC120679723 gene encoding probable auxin efflux carrier component 9, whose amino-acid sequence is MIPGSAVYHVVEAMAPLYTAAVLGYASVRWLKAFSDEQCAGINHFVALYAVPVLIFHMVSTNDPYHMNERLIAADTLQKAIMLLALTAWAFWSHYRGRRGGGAKDDGAAPPSPIKWVVTNFSVASLPNTIIMGVPLLDGMYGSVSGGLMKQIVVMQFCIWYNVVIFLYEFMAARDSSAKISPVSVAAAAAAGNRDRIGENGGSIHAEGSRHQVVVNIEITEVAAAAAAAASPAAPDSRAAEETAAAAAVAKELTADADANNAKAAEEVPAVPPPAPAQQVPPVMHVVWMAVKKLLQIPNTYASFLGLIWSLMAFKIGFSMPKIVDDSLFVIYTTAVGLSMFASGTFIARQSRFVPCGYTIASLSMVLKFLIGPVIMLLVSLAIGMHGTLLHIAVVQAALPLAVTSFVYAEEYKVHADIMSTGFVPLVTTYCCQLCRLI